In Balaenoptera acutorostrata chromosome 8, mBalAcu1.1, whole genome shotgun sequence, the genomic stretch agaaagcatagaacaaacacacaaaagagatttaaaagagataaaaacataagaaagatgaaaacaaaaggaaaaaatataaaacaacaaaaaagtaaagtaaaaatggaaaaatataaaatatagttaaaaagaagataaaaacaaagcaaaacaggggaaaacaaaaacaaggaaaaagcaCAGTATAATGACAAAGTAAAGTAGaaagaggcaaaaaaataaagtaaaaaatatattacaaataaaagcataaaaaagaaaagaaaaagtaaataaaaataaaaagaataataaaaaacaatagaacaaagtgaaaaaaataatagtaatattaatattttcctgTGGCCTCACctgtcagtgtccttgctccCACAGTGAAGCGCAGCCAATCCCTGCCTGCCCGGGAAGTCCTCCAGTActtctaggtaggtctctggacctgctgtgggcactgtggggtcagctcagactctgacctggcccaactccAGCTTGTACTtgtccccaaagtccacagcctcaattgcaggaacactcattgtctattcagatattccacagttgcagggtGTACCAAGCCGATTGCAGGGacttaatcctctgctcctgtggctgcacagagagatttccctttctcttctttggtaCCACTTCCCCTGGAGTTCACCTTTGGTTTTGGTCCCGTctctgcatgtgggccacccTCAGGCGTCTGTTTCCCCACCCAGGCAAGAGGGGGcaaaagcagcggctgattagggtgcacttgctcactcaggctgtggaGAGGGAGGGCTACAGCAGTGACAACTGTGACCACATCTGCATCTTTTTTTCccgttttgttttaattaattatttatttatttatttattggggtatagttgttttacaatgttgtgttagtatctactgtacagtgaagtggtgttccctgtgctatatagcaggttctcattagttatctattttctacatgttaatgtatatatgtcaattccaatctcccaattcatcacccccccactttccccacttggtgtccatacgttcgttctctacatctgtgtctctatttctgccctgcaaaccggttcatctgtaccatttttctagattccacatatacgtgttaatatacaatatttatttttctatttctgacttatttcactctgtatgcaAATGACATTTGCATGTTAATGGACCTGTTCTCCTAATAGCACTGGCTACTTTTCACCTTCTCTGCACATTGGAAGATATAAAAGGCATTGTCAAAAGACAAAGACCCTGCAGCCCCAGGCCAGCATGTTTGAAATAGGGGCAGAGTTAGTTAGTGATAAGATTTTCCCTTATTCTGTGAACTGCAAGGATATTATGTTCAAGGTGGtctgtgcattttcttttttttcctttctttctttctttctttttttttttttaacaaatcctgactttattttttaaaaatttattctatttatttttaaatttttaaaaaattttggctgcattgggtctttgttgctgctcatgggctttctctagctgcagcaagtggggctactcttcgttgtggtgtgtgggcttctcactgcggtggcttccctttttgcagagcatgggctctaggcatgcgggcttcagtagttgtggcacacaggcttagttgctccacggcatgtgggatcttctcagaccagggctcgaacccatgtcccttgcattggcaggaggattcttaaccactcagccaccagggaagtcctgtgaattttcattttaaaagggaCCTTATGTTGTCCTGGGTGCTACATCTTTCTTCACCAAAGCACCTTCCCTGCCTGTGTCATTCCAGATGTGTCACAATTGCTCATAAGGGAGGGCTCTCTTGAAATGCTGGCCATGTCGGACTCTCCAGGAGAAAAAGACAGTGAGTCGCAGGTACCGGGAAATTCccattccttttcccctttgtgcTGCAGATTCTAAGTATTGTGTTCCTGAGCTTTTTTTAGCTTCCAGATAAACTAATAGAAACTAAACAGAAACTTCTTGAAAATGTTGAGAACTgtagaaaaaaattcacaaaagcacaagtttaacatgtgactttgtaatttttgaaaaaattttgatCTCTTTGATTTCCCATGtgttaaatttctattttaaaagcaaagatgTTGGAATAATTGGAAGGCAGATGGGTGGGGAGCCTCCAACCTGATCCTTTCAGCAGCTGCATCAGCCTAAATGGGAGAGGGCTTTGGGAGAAGAGTCAGCAGGATTAGAAAAAGCAAAGTCTTCTTTTAGCTTGGCATTTCAAAACAGTTTCTCCTTTGTGATTAGGTGTAAGCAGCACATGCTCACAATCTAGTTGTCTCTATGATCTCATCCCAATGAGCTGGCCCCAAAATTGCCTTTCTAGATATCACTTCTGTTTCTGTAACTTTCAGCAATTTACCACATTGTGACTCAGCAGCCCATtcactcttccttgtggtgggaAGCAGAGGAAACCCTGTATGCCTAATGTCTAGTGGGAGACTTGAAATTAAGCTTAGGAGAGACCATTTATTAGTGGACTCCTAAGCAAATTACCAGACCTCTCTCAGTCTGAACATCAAGGATTAACTGAAGCCATGTGGCACTTTGTAAACAGTAAAAGCACTCTGCAAATGTCATCCCCACCCATCAGCTAATGACACTGAGTGCAAGAGAGATTAgttaacttgtccaaagtcttAAGGTTATTAAGTAGTAGAGCCAGGAATTTGGCCCCCTAGTCTGGGGCCCTTTTCTCTACCTTGAGGGACTGCATGGATTTCCCAATAAATGCTAAATATCTCAGCACTGAAACAACCCCAGGGAAGTCAGGAGGTCACAGGGTCACCTCTGATTGATACTGTCAAGTAGTAGAGTGTGGATACTGTAACCCGTAGCACAGCCAAGACCTGCCTGCCCAGCACATCTGTCTCCTCGAGTCACCGTGGTCCTGAGATCCAGATTAAGCCATCAGCTTGAAAAATCCTGGGACCATGCTATGCCGTGTGATGGGCAGGCCCTCACCTGTTAGCCCAGAAGCATGGATGAGTTGAGCAGAGAGCCAAGGGAATCACAAGGTCTCAAAGGGGCAGCCCAGAGATAGCACCAAGACAGTCATTCATCCAGCAACTCCTGATTGAGCTCTCACAAATTAATAATAATCCTAGTCCCTGGCACAGATGTTCCTGCCTTGAGcagaaatgagaataaataatacCAATACAATGTGGTGACAACACTATTAATATAAGTGCAAATGTTCAGGAGGCCCAGGTATTGGGACACTGACTTTCCACACTAACTGTGGGGAAGGAGTCTGCAATCCTTGTCGGGGAATGAGTGGAAACTAGTTCCTTAGGGGAGCAGTGTCAAGTTGGGGTGGGGCTATGGAAAGTGCACTTGCATCCCAGTTTGGCTTAGGTGATGCCTAACCTCTTACTAGGGAGTTGTTTGTTCACATCTCAAGTGTTTGACCCACAGAGTCAGCTCCTGGGTTGGATTTTTGTTTTCCAGACATCGAACACGGTTTACCGAATGAAAAGCAAACCTCGGGGATACTGTTTGATCTTTAACAATTATGATTTTAGCATAGCAAGGAAGGATGTGCCCAAACTTCACAGCATTAAGGATAGGAATGGAACAGACTTGGATGCAGGTACAGTAGAAccccaaagagaaatgaaatatttctaatatCGATGTTTTTGTCAAAAGGGGAGAACAAAAGCTGTATCAACAGGGCCATGTGTTTCAAAAAGATGGATATAACCGTATTTCCCTGTGGAGGTGAACAACATTCTTACATACTTGCtagttttctgcttttgttttcttttaaattaattttaaaaatcaaagcaatgtatatataaagataaaatatcaaATCTTACTAAAAGGCTTATAAAAAGCAAcaataaactttgtttttaattcagcTAAATGAATAGAGCCTCTATAGAGTGTATTAGGTGTTGGGTGAAAACATTGCTTTGGTATCAAGACCATTTATGGAAGTTGTGTTTATAAAAGTTGGGCTATGAGTGCAGCAGAAATTGAGTCCTTAACAGAAATagcattttcaaatgttaaactaaaCAGAAAGTCTTTGGCTCAGCCTTTTTCAGCTAAGATTGAGAGCTTAcaagttaaatgaaaaataatttgcatCATGTGAACATAGAAATGGCTACAActaaaagcaataaaagaaataattcaaccCAACCATTGTGATATTAAGAGTTTTTACTTGATCaaagaatttttgaaaatggTGTTTATGAGTCATAACATCAGgtaattacttattttttaaatagagcagTTTAGAAAATAAGATAGGTTGATTTTAATCATCAGGACTCTGTGAATGGTTTCTGttaacatttgtttattcaaGCAAATCTATTCTAAGGTTTTAAAAAGCCACAGAACTTAAGTTCACTGACTACATCATTCATCATCGTATATCTTGGTATTGAAGAAAAGGTTTCAGGCCTTCGATTttcatttacttaatatttaccattaaaacattttttattaaaatggcaTTGATTGTATTTCTGATCAAGGGTATAAAGTAGCAGCATGTAGGATGAATAAGTTTAGCAATCTACTGTAGAGCATGATGGCcatagttgataatactgtattgaacATGAGAAATATGCAAAGAGACTATATTTCAggtgttctcatcacacacacacacacacacacacacacacatgcaaacaaaaGGTAACTGAGTGAGGAGATATATTATTAGCTtaactgtagtaatcatttcactattcATATCataatgttgtacaccttaaatatatgctatttttatctaaaataatCAGACAGGCAGCCTGAAAAGTGTTGAAAGACTTTGACTAGATCAATTAGAGCATTTGGGGAAAAATAATGTTAAGCATGTAGAAAACAAAGCAATGAAAAAATAATGCTATTGCTAAttccaggaaagacaaaaaagtTTAATAAGAAAGGAAGCATAATTAAAGAATATTATGTTTACATAGTATTAGTAATACATATATTTCTATTGCTTCAACTAAAAGTTGTAAATGTGTGAGAACACCAAGCACTCATCACCCACAATAGGAACTCAGTACAAAAGTCTAAAATTTATAAACGAATAAATAGAAATGAGCCCAAATTTATTACAAAATGGAGGCtaataccaaaaaaataataatagctaaaagtTGAAAGTGGTTACCTTCATAGAAATGGCTGGACAGAACATGACTGGGTAAAAGGAAGGAGTAGAGCGGGGTAGCTTTTTTGTAATAAGTCTTTTAGTTCTACTtgacttttaaaacattcatGTCTTGTATTTTGATGAACAATTTTGAGAGCGTTCAGGATAAAATAAGTATGgatcttttattaaaattttttttttgctttttttctgattatgtaAGTATTACAGTTACTTTTTAGATTGGTTAGGTAGTAAGCCTAAATAATAGCTTACCCATCTTGTAGACTAGTTGAGAAAAGACAACAGGCCCACAATAGCAGTCTCCCCTTTCTCTTTTGCCTCAGGGCTGGGAAATATTTGCAGGTAGTGGTAGTAAATATTAGAAGTCTATGGAATCCAGCCACTAATATAGAGGGTCTTGTTTTTAAGTTCGGTTCAGATTCTTATCTGATCAGTGTTCTCTCTAGTCCTGGGTTGTGGTCTGGGAATTCTTGTGGTGTAATATGACTTTTCTTGTTTCACTTTTCAGAGGCTTTGAGAAAGACCTTTAGTGAGCTTCATTTTGAGATAGTGCATTACAAAGACTACACTGCAAAGAAAATCTGTGAGGTTCTGAAATCCTACCAAAGCATGGACCACAATAACAAGGACTGCTTCATCTGCTGCATCCTCTCCCATGGAGACAAGGGCATCATCTATGGCTCCGATGGGCAGGAAGCCCCTATCTATGAGCTGACCTCTTACTTCACTGGTTCAAAGTGCCCTTCCCTTCTTGGCAAACCCAAAATCTTTTTTATTCAGGCTTGTCAAGGGGATAACTACCAGAGAGGTATAGCTGTTGAGACTGACTCAGAACAGAAGGAAGCCTATTTAGAAATGGATTCATCACTTCAGAAGAGATATATCCCAGATGAGGCTGACTTTCTGCTGGGGATGGCCACCGTGAACAACTGTGTTTCCTACCGAAGCACCATGGAGGGGACCTGGTATATCCAGTCACTTTGCCAGAGCCTGAGAGAAAGATGTCCTAGGTAATTTTTGCTTATTCAACACTTCATTCATCTTTAAATGTCTAGCTGTGGATCACATAACTGTAATTCTCAGGTCAGTTGCAGAGTGGGAAAGAGGGCAAGTTTACCGATGGAAAAAACTGAAATACTTACTGAGGAGTTTCTTTTATTTAGCACCTCAAAGGGCAATCAGCATATCATAGAGTGGGAAAGATGGCAAAGTCATATAGTCCACCTCTGTCTCTGGGCAGAAACATGACTGAACCCACTCAACTAGTTTGGAATTTCCATGTTTAACATCCTCCAACCCTGTCAAAAGTTCTATAATAGCTAACCAACCTTGGACCCTCTTGTGGGAGATAAGTGCTAAAGATCAGAAACTTTTTCTATTCCCACAAATTTGGCCTGCTTTGAAGCCCACAAAATGTGGGAAAATAACTTTCCCTCATTTATTATCTtatgtttcctttatttaaatgATGGTTTTGTACGGCACAGTTCACCAAATGCACACACAACCAGCAGATAAATAGCAAGGAATCCTCTGTAGGTTGCTTCTAGTTCTGTGTCTCATTATGTTTTAAGTGTATGAAGAGCAAGAATTTCCAATGGCAGATAAAGGACTGAACCATAACATCCacactgcattttcattttgtaactTAGACCACGAATCCTGCGAGGTTCCAAGGGGTTAGCTACAGAAGTGAATAAACAGGTTGCCCAACTAAACTGATAAGAGAAGCTGGTGAGAAAGCAGTGGGGTGGCTGCAGGAGACTTTCAATTTCCACTTGCCTAAAGTTTGATGTGGCCACAGATAAATCCACAGAAGCAATGCCAATTTGAGGCAGAGGATGTTGGGGGGCGTTGAGGCGATTGGGGGTAAGTGACA encodes the following:
- the CASP8 gene encoding caspase-8 isoform X2 encodes the protein MNFNRCLYNIGEQLASEDLAALKFLSLDYIPHRKQEPIKDALMLFQRLQEKRMLEESNLSFLKELLFRMNRLDLLLTYLDTSEEEMERELQMPGRAQISAYRVMLFQISEDVTKLELKDFKFFLSQEIAKCKLDDDMTLLDIFIEMEKRVILGERNLDTLKRICEQINRSLLKKINDYEELSRDVSQLLIREGSLEMLAMSDSPGEKDSESQTSNTVYRMKSKPRGYCLIFNNYDFSIARKDVPKLHSIKDRNGTDLDAEALRKTFSELHFEIVHYKDYTAKKICEVLKSYQSMDHNNKDCFICCILSHGDKGIIYGSDGQEAPIYELTSYFTGSKCPSLLGKPKIFFIQACQGDNYQRGIAVETDSEQKEAYLEMDSSLQKRYIPDEADFLLGMATVNNCVSYRSTMEGTWYIQSLCQSLRERCPRGEDILTILTKVNFEVSNKDDKKNMGKQMPQPTFTLRKKLFFPLN
- the CASP8 gene encoding caspase-8 isoform X1; this translates as MNFNRCLYNIGEQLASEDLAALKFLSLDYIPHRKQEPIKDALMLFQRLQEKRMLEESNLSFLKELLFRMNRLDLLLTYLDTSEEEMERELQMPGRAQISAYRVMLFQISEDVTKLELKDFKFFLSQEIAKCKLDDDMTLLDIFIEMEKRVILGERNLDTLKRICEQINRSLLKKINDYEELSREQRMSLERGPDEFSNDVSQLLIREGSLEMLAMSDSPGEKDSESQTSNTVYRMKSKPRGYCLIFNNYDFSIARKDVPKLHSIKDRNGTDLDAEALRKTFSELHFEIVHYKDYTAKKICEVLKSYQSMDHNNKDCFICCILSHGDKGIIYGSDGQEAPIYELTSYFTGSKCPSLLGKPKIFFIQACQGDNYQRGIAVETDSEQKEAYLEMDSSLQKRYIPDEADFLLGMATVNNCVSYRSTMEGTWYIQSLCQSLRERCPRGEDILTILTKVNFEVSNKDDKKNMGKQMPQPTFTLRKKLFFPLN